In Dehalococcoidales bacterium, the sequence AGGCCAGGCTAACCGTCACCAGTGCCGGCTGGGTATTGATGGTCAGGCGGAGGTCATCGTCCGGCCCCTCAAAACACAAACGGGATATAGGAAAGCCCAGAACCTCATCAGCCTGCTGAAAGATAACCCTGGCTGAAGCGAAGCTATCATAAAGGTCACGCCCCATGCCTACCCATTGAGAACCCTGACCGGGAAAGACATAGGCTACCTTCAACATCTCAGTCACTACCAGTCCTCGCCGTCAGACTTTCAGGAGCGGTACCCGTTATTTCAGCTATGGTTTCTTTCAATAAACCCGAAGTCCCGCAGATAGCAGCGTTTAGCCGGTTCAAAGTTCCTTAACCGGGCTTCTTTCCCGCGGTCTTAATCTCGATGACTTCCCTGCCATCATAAGTACCGCAGACGGGGCAGACATGATGAGACAGCCTGGGGCTGTGACATTGAGGGCAGGAAGTCAGGGAAGGAGGAGATAGTTTGAGATGGCCACGCCTTTCGCCCTGGCGTGCCTTGGCGTATTTTCGTTTCGGCAGAGCACCCATAGTTAATTAGTTCCTTTCTGTTTCATTACTGAAGATTGCTGGTTAGCCATTACCAGTTCCCTGAGCTTGGACCAGCGTGGGTCAATCACCTGTGCCGGACAGTCGCAATCTGCCTGATTCAGA encodes:
- the rpmF gene encoding 50S ribosomal protein L32, giving the protein MGALPKRKYAKARQGERRGHLKLSPPSLTSCPQCHSPRLSHHVCPVCGTYDGREVIEIKTAGKKPG